Within Eggerthella sp. YY7918, the genomic segment TTGTCTCTCCCGCTCCACATCTTCACACCAGTACAGGCGGCGATCCTTTTGGGGATCGCCGCTTTACTCGGCGCCGTTATGGGCAGCTTCATCAATTGCTTCGCGTGGCGGCACGCCCACGGCGAAAGCGTGCTGGCGGGGCGTAGCCACTGCACCAGCTGCAACCACGTGCTGGGTCCGCTCGACTTGGTGCCCATCGTATCGTGGCTGGCGCTGCGCGGACGGTGCCGTCACTGCGGCCAGCGCATCAGCCCGCGCTACGTTGTCGTCGAAGTTATCATGGCGGTGCTGTTCGCGGTCCTTGTCGTGCGCTTCGGTCTGGGTGCCCAGACCTTCACCTATGCGGTGCTCGTGTGCATCCTTATGGCAATAGCCCTTGTTGACCTTGAAACGTTCACCATCCCCAACGGGTTTATCGTCGCGCTGTGTGCTCTGTGGCTGGTCAGCATCTGGTTTATGCCTACGCCCCAGCCCGGCGTGTTCATGGTAGGAAGCCTGTTTGCAGGGCTCGTGCATCCTGGCGGAGCGGTGGCGCTTGACGGCGTAGTGGGCGCGGTGGCGGTGGGCGGCGGCATCTTGGTGTTTTCGCTCGTATTCGATGCCATCACCAAAAAGCGCTCGCTCGGCGGAGGCGATGTGAAGCTGTTGTTTGCGGTGGGCCTGTTCTTGGGCTTGGCGGGATCGCTGCTTAATCTGCTGGTAGCGTGCATTGTCGGTTTGATATTCGCCTTTGTTCCGGGGTTTTCGTCTTCGTCCGCTTCCGCTGGCGACGAGGCTCACAAGACGGATGATAAAAACCTCCAAACAAAGGCGATTCCCTTTGGGCCTGCCATCGCGGCAGCAACCTGCTTCACGTTGCTGGCAGGTTCCGCTATCCTTACGTGGTACGCCGGATTGTTCTAACATAACGCAACGCGGAACTATTGAAAGGATGCGCGTCGTATGGGTAAAGCATACACGGGCGTTGACATAGGCGACAGCAGCATCAAATTGGCTGTATGCGAAGATAACGCAATTAAAAACGTGGTGATAGAGGCACTCCCCGAGGGGCTGATTGCTGAGGGACGCATCGTCAGTCGCGATGCGATGGCGGACTTCATTAAAAGTGTGGCCAAGCGCACGGGTGGCATCGCGAAAAATGTCGCCTTGGTGCTGCCTTCAGCCGACAGCCTCACGCGTCGGCTCACTCTTCCCGTCATGACCGAGAAGGAACTTGTTCTCAATCTGCCTTACGAGTTTCGCGACTACATTTCGCAGGGCAAAGACCGCTACTACTACGATTATGCGGTGCTGTCGATAGAAGAAGATGCCAGCGGCGCACCGGAAAGCATGGATTTGCTGGCTGCGGCGTGTCCTAAGCAAACCATCGAAGACTATCAAGAGCTGTTCCGCCGAGCGGGAATGCGCTTGCGGGCAGCGTTGCCCGAGCAGGCGGCGTTACAAAACCTGGTGGGCGGAAATGCGAATGCGCTTGCGAATTGTTGCGTTATCGACTTTTCGCATCGAACCACCAAACTGCATTTTTTTGCAAATGGTACCTACGACGTGGTTCGTACCATCGATATTGGCGGCGTTGATATCGACCGCGCCATTGCGCAGGACCGCGGCGTGGACGAGCATATCGCCGCCAACTACAAGTTGTCCGATTTCGAGGGTGCTCAAACCTCCCAAGCGGCCATGAGCGTGTACGATGCAATTGCGATTGAAATGGGCCGCGCCCTGAACTTTTACGGCTTCAACAACCCCGACACGGTCATCGAAGTGGGGTATTACTGCGGGGGCGGGTCGCTTCTGCAGCCGCTTATGGATGCGGTGCGCTCCCATGTGGATGTCGAGCTGATTCCTCTTGCCGATATCATGCCGCCCGCACGCGGCAACGAAGATGTTCGTGCGCTGTGCCCTGCTGCGGTGGGCGCTACGTTGGGATTGAGGTGAGCGCCATGGATTTGAAGCAGCCTATTTCCTTGAAAACGCTGGGCGGCAAGAAGCCGGCTGCTATACCCACCAAAACGTCCATCAACTTGGCGGCGATTGAGCGGGCGCAGAGCAATGTGGTTGCCAATATCGGCCTGTTCCTTGTTGCTCTGGTGCTCATTGGAATATTCGCGAAATTTGCCGTGATCGATCCCTTGGCGCAAGGCATGGCCAGCAGTAACGAGGTCGCCTTGGCGCAAGCCCACTTGGAGGCGCTCGAACAAGCCAACGCCGACTATGTCGAGCTCAATCAGCAATACGCACGCTATGTGGTCACCGGCTTAACCGAGGAAGAGCAAAACCTGACGGATCGCGACACCATCCTCGATCTCTTGCAGGAAAAGGTGCTCAACGTAGGATATCTGTCCTCCCTGAAGGTGACCGACAATACGGCGATTGTCACCTGTTTAGGCGTCGACCTGGCGAAAGTATCCAGTCTTGTGCAGGACGTGGAAAGCGACAGACGGGTTGCTCACGTAACCGTGTCGACCGCTCAGGGTGAAAACGACGCGACGACTTCGGCCACCATAAACATCACCTTCAAAGGAGCGCTTGATGCACAGGCTGAAGACGAGGTGATGGGCGCGCTGTCAGAGGCAGCGGGGAAGGAGGCTGCACAATGACGCGCCGCAGTATTTTGAACAGATCGTTTAGCACGCGCGAAAAAGTCCTCATGCTCATTTTGGTGGGGGTGGTGTTGGTTGCGTGCTACTACTTCTTGGTCGTGAAAAACGTTGCCGATACGATGGCTGCCAACCAGGCGCAGCTCGAAGAAATTCAATTGCAAACCGACACTCAAACGGCGCTTGCGGCGGCTCGTTCCCGCATGGAAAACGAACTTGCCGAGCTTGGCGACAAAGGCAACTTGCCCGAGGTGGCCACCTACGACAATCTGCGAGCCGAACTGGACGAGCTGAATGCGCTCATGGCATCCGCAAAAACCTACGATGTGAAGTTCAGCGAGCCCACGCTCGACGGGCAGCTGGTTCGTCGTCCCGTGTCGGTAGCCTTTACGACGGCGGATTACGCGACGGCGCTGAACATGGTACGTGCTCTGGAAAATGGGTCGTTTCGCTGCGAGATTACCGATTTCTCGATGGCGGGCAAGATGCTGGCCGACGGCAGCGTGGAATCCGTGTCGTCCACCATCAACGTGACGTACTTGGAAACGACAAACGGAGCGTCGAACCTGACAGGACTTACCGAAGCCGAGAACTAGCAGAGCTTTAATGTCATCCTGAGCGGAGGTCGCGAAGCGACCGTAGTCGAAGGATCCCCTTCGGTGATAGCAGGAAGTCTTACGGCTGGCACCGCACGGGATCCTTCGACTCGCTTTGCTCGCTCAGGATGACAAGCTGAGCGAATCAGCATTCCGTGAATTTTTCAATCGCGAAGCGGT encodes:
- a CDS encoding A24 family peptidase, with amino-acid sequence MGIAALLGAVMGSFINCFAWRHAHGESVLAGRSHCTSCNHVLGPLDLVPIVSWLALRGRCRHCGQRISPRYVVVEVIMAVLFAVLVVRFGLGAQTFTYAVLVCILMAIALVDLETFTIPNGFIVALCALWLVSIWFMPTPQPGVFMVGSLFAGLVHPGGAVALDGVVGAVAVGGGILVFSLVFDAITKKRSLGGGDVKLLFAVGLFLGLAGSLLNLLVACIVGLIFAFVPGFSSSSASAGDEAHKTDDKNLQTKAIPFGPAIAAATCFTLLAGSAILTWYAGLF
- the pilM gene encoding pilus assembly protein PilM, which codes for MGKAYTGVDIGDSSIKLAVCEDNAIKNVVIEALPEGLIAEGRIVSRDAMADFIKSVAKRTGGIAKNVALVLPSADSLTRRLTLPVMTEKELVLNLPYEFRDYISQGKDRYYYDYAVLSIEEDASGAPESMDLLAAACPKQTIEDYQELFRRAGMRLRAALPEQAALQNLVGGNANALANCCVIDFSHRTTKLHFFANGTYDVVRTIDIGGVDIDRAIAQDRGVDEHIAANYKLSDFEGAQTSQAAMSVYDAIAIEMGRALNFYGFNNPDTVIEVGYYCGGGSLLQPLMDAVRSHVDVELIPLADIMPPARGNEDVRALCPAAVGATLGLR
- the gspM gene encoding type II secretion system protein GspM, with protein sequence MTRRSILNRSFSTREKVLMLILVGVVLVACYYFLVVKNVADTMAANQAQLEEIQLQTDTQTALAAARSRMENELAELGDKGNLPEVATYDNLRAELDELNALMASAKTYDVKFSEPTLDGQLVRRPVSVAFTTADYATALNMVRALENGSFRCEITDFSMAGKMLADGSVESVSSTINVTYLETTNGASNLTGLTEAEN